The sequence CCCGAAATCACCCCTGCGCTTACGCAGGCTATCGAACTTTGCGAAGACTTGGGCCATCATGTCGACAAGTCGCTCCGGATATCGGTTTACCCTGGAACCTTCTTGTCGATTTCCTCACGACCGATTTCTGTTCCGGCAGGGTCGGATGGATAGGATTTCCCGGCGAGATCGCTGGGCGGATTCGTGACGAGACGACGCTGGAAAGTCCCAGTCTCGCCGCTTATCGGCATCGCCAAACCATCTCCGCGCCGGAACTTGCAGGCGCGTTGAGCCTGCGCAATGTCATCGCCCGGCGTTTCACGGCTTATCTGACGAAGTTCGATATTCTGCCCTCTCCCGTCCTGCCCCCTCCCCCGCTTTCCTTCAGTCACTCTTCGGGATGGAAAGGAACGGCGCGGAATTGGTTCGATCAGTAGCCCCGCAGTCTCAACCGGGCCAAGGTATGGATCGATAGCATTGGGACATCCGATCGGGGCGACAGGCGCCATATTTGTGGGGACTCTTCTGGATGAACTGGAGCGCCGGGATCTCAGATATGGACTGGCGACGATGTGCGCTGCCGGCGGGATGGCTCCAGCGATAATTATAGAGCGCGTCTAAAAATCTTGCCAGGCGCCTCACTGAACGCGGAAGAGGGCGGCGTCTTCCATCATTCCATGCTTCTGCCGGGCTTGGCGATGCGCTTGACGTCCGCTTCCGTAACGGGCTGGGGATAGCTGTTGCCGAAATGCGTCCGCACATAGGTGATGACTGCCGCCACCTGCGCTGTCGACAGAATCTCGCTCATCGGCGGCATTGCGCCCTTGCCCTTCATCACGATCGTGATCGGATAGGCGGGGTCAGCCAGCTTTTTGTCCTTAGCCAAGGCCGGAATGGTGCCGCCGCCGCTGCCCATGGCATTGGGCATATGGCAGGCGGCGCAGATTTGCTTGTAGACCTTCTCGCCGTCGACAGCCTTGTTCTTCGCCTGCACGCCGCCGGGCGTATCGGCATGGCCCGGCGCCGCCAGAAGGGCCAGAAGCGGCGGAATCAGGAACAAGCTGCGCCGCATCGTCATGCCGCCTGCGTGCGCTGGTGGATGCGCGTGATCGCATCGATGCCGGAAAGCAAAGATCCCTCCATCCAGCCACCATAATAGCTGGCATGCTCGCCCGCCAGCACCACACGCCCGTCGATCGCGACGAGATTCTGATAATGCGCCGCCCGGTTCTCCTCGCTCCAGCGCGAGGTGCAACCCAATATCCAGGGCACGCGGCTCCACGGCACCGACACGCCGTTCATGAACTCCTTGCGATATTGCGGATGGAAAATCTCGCCCTGAGCCAACGCCGCCTCGATCCGCTCCTGCGGAGTCATGCCGGTCAGCTCGAAGGCGCCTGCGTCGCGGGCGAAGGCGCCCAGCAGCACCGCCGGTCCGTTCGAGAAAAAGCGGTCATTGGGATAGGATAGCTGCGCGATCGGCTGGTCGGTGAAGCTGTGACCGCCATAGATATTGTCATCCTCCTCCCAGAAGCGGCGCTTGAACTCCAGCCCCATTTTGAGCTGACCCGCATAGGGCACCGCCTTCATCGCCGCCGCCAGCTTCGGTCCCACCTGCATCTCGACCTGGCTGATGATCGACAGCGGGATGGTGCACACGCACCAGTCGGCGCTGACGCTGTTCATCTTGCCGCTCGGTACATCCTTGTAGCTGACGGTCACGCCCTTGCCGCTCTGGGCGACCTTTGTGACTTTTGCATTATAGGTGATGAGCTTGCCGACTTGGCCAGCGAAGGCCTTGCCGATCATATCCATGCCGCCCACCGGCTGGAACATCGTCGTCTGCATCACATAGTTGAAATAGAAGCTCATGGCCGTCCAGACCTGCGGGTCGAGCACGTCACCAAGTTTCGCGATCTGCGATGGCGAGGGCGCGCCCTCCACGCCCCCGCCCGGCGGCCGATCGTACCCCCGCTGGGCGGAGACGGCAACGCTGCTGGTATAGGCCATATTGTCGTCCAGCACGCCCCAGTGGCGGAGCGCCTCCAGCAACTTCTCCTTGTCTTCCGCGCTCACGCTGCCATCCAGCGCCTTGGCGTTCGCCGCTTTCGCCAGCAATTCCGATGTGTGGCCCCGGAAGTCGGTTGCCACCGCCTTGTAGCGCTGCGGCTTGCCGCCGAACGCCTCGCTCGAATGGATGAAGCCATTGTGGTTGAGCTGGATGAACGGCTCCAGCGCCACGCCAAACTGCCTGCAATAATGCAGCAGGCAGTTATGGTGATGCGGAATGCGCCAGGGACCGGGATTGATATAGTTGCCAGGCGCGAACTGCACCTTCTGCACGGTGCCATCGCTTTCGGTGAAGATATCGCCGCCGCGCAGCGTATAGTTCCGGCCGCCCGGACGATCCTGAAACTCCAGCAGTTTGACCTGATAACCCGCCTTTTCCAGTTCATAGGCTGCAACCATCCCGGCAAGGCCAGCGCCCAGCACGACGACCGATGCGCCCGGTTTCGCGCCGGACAGGACCGGCGGCCCGTCGAACTGGGTTTCGGCGGCATGGCCCAGCGCGGTCATCGCCTGATACATGGCCGCCGCGCCACCCATCTTGCCGATCAGGCTCAGGAGCTGGCGGCGGCTCGGCTGCGTGCTATTCTCCATAAATACCCCCTGTGCACGGCGGCGGAAGGTTCAGTTGCCCTTGGCCGCGATCGCCTCGATCTCGATCAGTTGCTGCGGCCGGGCGAGACCCGCGATCTGGAAGGCCGACCGCGTCGGCAGATTGGGCTGCTCGGCCGTGCCGAAGAATGTCTTGTACGCCCGCGTCATGCCGTCACGGTCCATTTTCCCGCCCAATTTGGGGTCGCCGACCAGGAAGACGGTCAGCTTGACGACATCGCCCATGGTAAGGCCCATCTCCGCAAGCTGGGCCTTCATCTTGGTGAAGATCGACAGGGCCTGCGCCTCGGTATCGCCAAAGGCGTTCGGGCTTTCCATATCCTTGGGATCGATCGGCGCTCCCGTAGCCCCGGAAAGGAAATAGAGCGTGCTGCCGGGCGGGACCACAGCGGCGCTGGCGATCATCGCGCCGGGGGTCTGCTTATGTTCGACCGGTGCGGCATGGGCCGTTGACGACAAGGCAGTGGCCGCCGCAATGCCCATAAGAGAAAGCCTGAACGCTGACGGATTTGCCATGCACGCCCCCATTCCCATAGTGCTGATGCTGTATCCGGGAGAACGAGGCGCGGAGGAAAACCCGCCATGTTCATGTCGCCATCCTATTTTCCGCCGGAAACAAGGTCTCCGACATCATAATATCTCCCGTTGGCGATCACCTTCCGCACGTTGAAAGTGTTCGCGATATTCTCGCGCGGATCCCCCGCAAGAAGGGTGATGTCGGCCAGCTTGCCAGCCTCCAATGTTCCTGCATCCAGATTGAGCGACTTTGCCGAATTGACGGTCGCCGTCTGCAACGCCTGAAAGGGCGTCAGCCCCGCATCGACATAGGAGGAAATCTCCGCATGCAGATTGGTCGCGATCATCGTATCCGTGCCCGCCGTGACCAGCGCGCCGGCATCATAGATCTTCTTCAGGCTCTGCAGACTTCCCGCCATCATGGGCCGCAGCATCGCCGCCATGGGATCGCTCTCCGTCACGGTCTTGCGCGCCCAGATCGGATAGAGGTTAAGGCGCGGATCGTCGCGATAAGCCGGATTTTTCTCCAGATAGCCGGCCAGCGCGCCGAAATTGGTCGGCGTCAAGGTCCGGCCGCTGCGGCCGAAAAGCTGAATGACATCCTCATAGGCCATGCCCATCGGTCCCTGCTTGGGCGAATAGCCGCGGCGGCTGGTCGCGCCCAGATGCTCGGTCGCGTCGACGCCGGTATAGGCGGCAGGGAAGATTTCATGGCCGGTGACGGGAACGCCCATCTGATGCGCGGCCTCCACGATGCGCCGCTGGTAGATGTCGGGCATGCGGACATAGCTTTTCAATATGTCATATTTCAGGATGCGGGCGCGCTCCAGTTCCCGCTCCAGATGGGCCGGGCCTGAGACGGCGACGCCCATCTTGTAATAGACGCGCTGCCATTCGAACAGCGGGCCGTTGACATAGAGGCGGGGGGATGGGCGGACGCCCGCTTCGGCGGCTTCCCTGTCCTCGATCGCGTCATAGACCTGATTGCCCGGATCGCGGACGGTGGTGATGCCATAGGCCAGCCATGCCCGTTCCAGATTGGAACCGAAATCCTTCTGCAAATGGGCGTGATGCTCGATCAGGCCGGGAATGGCGGTAAGGCCGGTGCCGTCGATAAAATGTTCCGCCCGATGCAAGGCCGGATCGTGATCGCGGATCGCCGCGATGCGGTTGCCCTCGATCACGATGTCCTTGTCATGCTGGGTCTCGTCGCGGACAGAGTCCACCAGATTGCTGACATGGATCACCGTCCGTCCGGTCGGATTGGCGAGGCGGTAAGTGAGGTCGACCGGAATCTCCCGGATCACGCCGGTTTCGGTGTCGATCGTCTTCAGCTTGTCCGACGACTGGTAGAGGATGGTGCGTGAATCGGCGGTCCAGGTGGGAAAATAGGAAATTTCGGATGTATAGCTGCGCGGCGGCCCCATAGGCTTGCCGTCCGCGCCCACCGGCCAGATTTTCAGCAGGCCTTCATAAATGGCCGCCATCTTCGTTCCGTCCGGCGACCAGGCAGGACCGCCGCCGCCCCGCGTGTCCGTTCCCGCATTGGCCTGCGGCAACTGCCAGAAGGGTTCGCCCTTGCCATCGGCGGGAATCACATAGACCTGATTGGTGCCTTCGCGGAAACTGTTCGAATATTTATAGGATAGCGCAATCGCGACATATTTGCCGTCCGCCGACCAGCTTGGGCTGCCCGGCTGGCCCAGCGACTCTGCAAGCCGCGTCACCTTCCCGCTTGCCACGTCGACGACGCAGACGCCAGCGACGCCCCAGCGGCCATCGACATCGAGGAAGGCGATCCGGCTGCCGTCATGCGACCAGGCCGCGCCCAGGGGCTGGGTGTCGATATTGGTGAGCTTGCGATCCTTGCCGGTCTTGAGGTCGCGTATCCAGAGTTGCGGCAAGCCGCCGCCCTTGTCGGAGGTATAGACGATGCTCTGCCCGTCGGGTGACCAGGCGGGATCAGCATCCAGCGCGGCGTCCTTGGTCAGATTCTCCGGCACACCGCCCTTGGAGGACATCCAATAGAGATCGCCCAGCGCCACGAAGGCGATCCTACTGCCGTCGGGCGAGATGGTCGGATGCACGATGCCCAGCGCCTTGCGGGGCGCGGTGGAATCCCAGTCGCGTTTCGCCCGCGCATAGCTGGGCTTCACCGCCTCCAGCGTGGCGGCGAAATCGACGGTGGAGAGGCGTCCGCCGGTACGGTGCCTGATCTTGCCGTCCGACACGTAATAATAGCCGCCCTTCCCCCAGCTTATGCGGAAGGGAAAGACATTCTCGGTTCCGCTGATGGTTTTGCCATCCACTTCCAGATGGCTGCCCTTGGCGTCTTGCACCACATAAGCGAGGTCACCGGCGGGACCGAAGGAGGGGGCATCGACCCTCCCCGCCACCTGTTTGAGTAGGCTTTCCTTGCCGTCGGCCAGGGTCGTCGCATAGAGCGCCGTCTTCGCGCCGTCGATCCCGGCATAGGCGATGCGGACACCGTCCGGCGACCAGCTCGGCATCCGGTCCTCGCGGGGGTTGCTGCTGAGTTGCTTCACCGCCCCGCTTGCGACGTCCAGCGTCCAGATGTCGTAATTGCCGCTGCGGTCGGAGGAAAAGGCGATGGTCTTGCCATCGGGGGACCAGGCCGGTTCGCGGTCGTCCCATGCGCCCTCGGTCAGCTTGCGCATGTCGGTGCCGTCAGGCTTGATGGTCCAGAGATCATAGCCACCCTCGCGATAGGCGAAATAGGCAAGCCGCGAACCATCGGGCGACCACACCGGCTGGCGCGCATCGTTGAAATAGTCGGTGATGCGCTTCGCCTTCCCGCCCTTGGCCGGGATGATCCAGAGGCTGCCCTGAAGGTCGACCGCCAGCCATTTGCCGTCGGGGGAGACCGATACGGCCATGGAGGTGCCCTCATGCACGTCGAAGGCAACCGGCTTTTCGCCTCCGGGCGGCGGGAGATTGGCCGGCTGGGCATAGGCTTGCACGGCGCAGGCCGACAGCAGGGCGACAGAAAGAAACTTCAGGGGAGACTTCATCAACACACCCTCTTACCAGCCGAAGACATAGCGTTCGCGGCGCACATCCGCCCCGCCGCGCAAAGTGCCGCTGCCCGGCACGACCCCGGCGGCGACGATGCCGGTGGAAACCGCGAAAGGCCCCAGCACGTCGAGCTTGTGCCCGCGCGCGGTCAGATCGTCGCGCACCGCCTGGGGCACCCGGTTTTCGATTTCCAACACCCCCGGCTCATCCTTCTTGATCGCGAAGGAGGCATGAAAATGGTTGCTGTTGATGCGCGGCGCCTCAATCGCGGCCTGGAGCGGCTGGTCGAAGGCCAGCACGCGCAGCAGCACGTTCATGATCTGCTGGTCCTGATTGTCGCCGCCTGGCGTGCCGATCGCCAGATAAGGCGCCCCGTCCTTCAGCACCATGGAGGGAGAAAGCGTCGTGCGCGGCCGCTTTCCGGGCGCCAGCACATTGGGGCTTTCGGGGTCGAGATCGAAGACGGTGAGCCGGTTGCTCATCGGCACGCCGGTGTCGCCCGCAATATAGGCGCCGCCCAGCAGCCAGCCCGAACTGGGCGTGGCGCTGAACAGATTGCCGTCCTTGTCGACCACTTCGATGGCGGTTGTGTCTGCTGTGGGACGCGGCGGCGCTTTCAGCCTGTGCGGGGTGAAAACGGGTGTGGTGCGCGCCTTGCCCTCATAAGCCCAGGGATCGCCATAGCGATGCTCCAGCGACGCCTTCGGCCCGATCTGCTTCACCCGGTCGGCCGCATAAGCCTTGGACAGCAGACCCTTCATCGGCACGGTCGCGAAATCAGGATCCCCGAAATAGGCGTTGCGGTCATCGAAGGCGAGCTTGATCGATTCCGCGACGGTGTGGAGATAGGGCGCCGAACCCGGCTCCATCGATGCGATGCCCGCCGCCTCGGCTATGTTGAGGGCCATGAGCATGGCCGGACCCTGACTCCAAAATCCGCCCTTATAGACTTCATAGCCGAAGACGCTGGTCATGGCAGGGACTTCGACCTTGCCCTTGTAGCTGGCAAGGTCTTCATAGCGCATCAGGCCGCCGTCTCGCTCCATCGCCGCGCCGATCCGCCGGGCGATGTCGCCCTTGTAGAAGGCGTCGCGCCCCGCCTGGATCGCCGCCTTGCGGTTCTTCGTCTTCTTGTACGCGGCCCGATCCGCCTCCGCGATGATGCGGATGGTCCTCGCCAAATTGGGCTGGCGGAAGATTTCGCCCACTTTCGGCAATGCCCCGCCCGGATAATAGGTGTCGTAGGCGTCCTTCCATTTGGACGTGGCTTTCTTCTGACTGACGAACACTTCGGCCAGGAAATTATACATGACGAAACCGTCCGCCAATTCGATGGCGGGTTGGAGAACCTGGTCGAGCGTCATCGTGCCATTGAGTTGCAACGCCAACGCCATGGCGTCCACCATGGCGGGAACCGTGCCGCCATTGGGACCGTTGCCTGGAATGACGCCCGCCTTGGCGAACTTGTCCGGCGTGGCGAGCGCGGGCGCGACGCCCTGGCCGTTCACCAGCGAGACTTTCTTCGCCTTCGCGTCATAGATGATGGTCGGCGCTTCGCCGCCAAAGCCGAAATGCGAAATTTCCGTCACGGCCGCCGCGAACACCGCCGCAACGCCCGCGTCCGTCGCATTGCCGCCCGCCATCAATATGCGCGTCCCCGCCGCCACTGCATAATGACGTCCGGCGGCAACGATGCCGAAACTGCCGACAATCTCCGGCCGCAGCGTCTCTCCCGCGCTTACCAGCCGGGTGGGTTCCAGCGGCGCCTTGGCGGAGGAAGCCTCCTGCGCCAAGGCCGATGTCCCAGTCTGGGCCAGAGCGGCGCCGCCAACGGCCAATGCCGCCAAGTCACGACGGCTCAATCCCTGCTTTGCGCTCTCGCTCATGAATGAAGATCCCCCGTAATCGGCATAGTCAGAGCTATCCGAGGGAAAGGACGCGTCTGCCTTGCCGGTCTTCCTCCCTGTAACGAGATCGATCCCTATTTCCACTATGCTTCAGAAAATTTCATAGGATTTGAAAAATATTCATCCCGGCATGGTGGAAATTATGATCTCATCAGTTCTACTATCTTGAACGGGCGTGGATGTGGGCGCTTCGCCCGTCAATGCATGCTGACGGCGTGAGGTCGGAGGCGAAATGGCCCACACGGGGGATGGTGCCGGAACTCCAGTTATCGGGGGATCCGCGAATGCACAGTCTGGGCAAATTCCCGTTTTCAAAAAACAATAGCCTGTCGTGCACGGGATTCATCGGCGCGCAACCGCCCGATAGCTGAAACCGCGCAAAGCCCTTTCGCCGGAGGGATCGGCGGATGGGCTTCATCACAGGGGAACAGCAAGATGAGGGTGAGAAGAAACAGCATTTCGACGCTGGCGGGAGCCAGCCTTTGGGCATTGACGGCAGGTGCCCTTCACGCACAGACGGCAACCGACAGCGCTCCGCAGGCCGAAGCGGACAGGGGCGCCGAAATCGTCGTCATCGGCTCCCAGATCAGGGGCGCGAACACGACCGGCGCCTTGCCTGTCAGCGTCGTGGGCGAACAGCAGATAGAAGCGGTGGCCGCGGTTTCCGGCGCCGATCTCTTCCGTTCCATCCCGCAATTGGGCGGCGTGACTTTCAACGAACAGGTGCTGGGCGGCGGCAACGCCAATGCCGCGCGCGGCGACGTTTCCACGGTATCGCTGCGCGGTCTGGGCCAGGGCAACACGCTGCTGCTGATCAACGGCCGCCGCACCGTGCTCCACCCGACGTCGCAGGCCATTACCGGCGTGGTCGATTCCGGCGTTCCGACTTTCGGTTATAATGCCAACACCATTCCGGTCGGCAATATCGCGCGCGTGGAAGTCCTGCGTGATGGCGCGGCCGCCCTCTACGGTTCTGACGCAGTTGCAGGCGTCGTCAACAACGTCCTCAATTCCGATTTCAACGGCGCCAAGTTTGACGCCCAATATGGCGGGGCGGAAGGCACCAATCTTCGTGAATTCACCGTCAACGGCTTGATCGGCAAGGACTTTAGCGAAGGGCGCGGCAACATAACGCTGTTCGCCGGCTATGCGCAAAAGTCCAAGCTTTATCTCAGCGACCAGGACTATACCGCCAATGTCGACCGCCGCGGCTATGTGGCGGGCACGCCCTTCGCCAATGTCGCGGCATTCAACGGCACCAGCACCAGCACGCCATGGGGCACCTTCCGCGCGCTCAGTCCCGCCGCAAACGGCACCTTCCTGAACCGCACCATCACCAGCAACGGCGTCGCTTTCACCAACAGTTCCAGCCAGTTCCACATTCAACCCAACGCCAACAGCGGGTGCCGGATCGCATCGGGCACCGCGGGAACCTGTTATGACGACGGCAACGGCGCCACGGAAATGGCGACCGTCGACAGCAATCTGCGCTTCAATGCGCCGGCGACGTTCGACGACCTGACCACCCAGCCTTCGGTCAAGCGCATCAACCTGTTCGCCAATGGGCATTTCGACCTGACCGACGAGCTGACGCTTTATGGCGAAGCGGGCTTCTATCGCGGCAAGACGGAAGCGATCATCGGCGGCCCCGGCTCGCTCGCGAACATTCCGATCACCGTCGCGGCCAACGCCTATTGGAACCCGCTCGGTCCAGTCGGCTCGCCCAACCGCCTGCCCGGCCTGAACATAGCCGTCGTTCCGGCCACCGGCCTGCCGATCCAGATCACCTCGCTCAACTATGTCGACTTCGGATCGCGCAAGGTCGACGTGACCAATTATCAATATCGCTTCCTGGGCGGCCTGAAAGGCAATATCGGGGACTGGGACTGGGACACCGCCGGCCTCTATACCTGGGCCACCGCCGCGGATACGCAGGAAAATTTCTCCAATAGTTTGCTGCAAGCCGCGATCAACCGCACCACGCCCGATGCCTATAATCCCTTTAACGGCGGCTGCGTGGATACGCCGTCCGTCGGTGACTGCACCCCGAACAATGCGGCGACCATCGACAGTTTCCGCATCAAGGCGACGCGCAAGACGCGCACGTCGCTGGCGCTGTGGGATTTCAAGATTTCCAACGCCAATCTGCTGGGCCTGTGGGCGGACAACAGCATCGGCATCGCGGCAGGCGTCGAATATCGCCGCGAAACCTATCATGACAACCGCTCGACCTATCAGGGCGGCATTCGCGGGGTGGACACCACCTATACCGACTCCGTCACGGGCATTTTCTATGGCTCCGACCTGGGCGGCGCCAGTCCCAGCCCCGACGTGCGCGGCAAGCGCAATGTGAAGTCCGCCTATGCCGAACTCGCCATCCCGATCTTCAGCCCGGACATGGAAATTCCCTTCTTCCGCAGTCTCGATTTCCAGATCGCCGGGCGCTACGAAGACTATAGCGACGTCGGGTCGGTCGCGAAGCCGAAGATCGCGGGAAGCTGGGAACTGCTCCAGGGCCTGCGCCTGCGCGGTTCCTGGTCGCAGGGCTTCCGCGCACCCAATCTGGAGGTCATCAACACCTCCACGCTGGACCGCGTGAACACCGGCGTCGACTATGTGCTGTGCGAAGCGGACCTGCGGGCGGGCCGTATCGCCAACTTCTCCCAGTGCAACCGCAGCATCTCGGTCCTGCGGCGCAGCGGCGGCAATCCCAACCTGAAGCCGGAGGAATCACAGAGCTGGAGCTTCGGCGCGGTCTTCTCCCCGCAACTGGGCGACGGCTGGGGCAAGGTGACGTTCACCGTCGACCGCTGGAAGATCAAGCAGAAGAATGTCGTCGGTCTGCTGGACTATCAAAACGGCCTCAACCTCGACTATCTGCGGCGCGTGCAGGGCAGCAGCAATCCCAATGTCGTGCGCCGCGATCCGACCGCGGACGATGTCGCGCTGGTCGCGGGCACCGGCCTCGCCCCGGTCGGCGAGTTGCTCTATGTCGTCGCCAATTTCGAAAATCTGTTGCCGGTGACGGTGCAGGGCATCGACTTCAACCTCGACTATCTGCTGCCGACCGCGTCGATCGGCACCTTCTCGCTCAACGTCAACGCCTCGCGCCTGATCAGCTATTATGTCGATGCGCCCGCCG is a genomic window of Sphingobium sp. TKS containing:
- a CDS encoding c-type cytochrome; this encodes MRRSLFLIPPLLALLAAPGHADTPGGVQAKNKAVDGEKVYKQICAACHMPNAMGSGGGTIPALAKDKKLADPAYPITIVMKGKGAMPPMSEILSTAQVAAVITYVRTHFGNSYPQPVTEADVKRIAKPGRSME
- a CDS encoding flavin monoamine oxidase family protein, translated to MENSTQPSRRQLLSLIGKMGGAAAMYQAMTALGHAAETQFDGPPVLSGAKPGASVVVLGAGLAGMVAAYELEKAGYQVKLLEFQDRPGGRNYTLRGGDIFTESDGTVQKVQFAPGNYINPGPWRIPHHHNCLLHYCRQFGVALEPFIQLNHNGFIHSSEAFGGKPQRYKAVATDFRGHTSELLAKAANAKALDGSVSAEDKEKLLEALRHWGVLDDNMAYTSSVAVSAQRGYDRPPGGGVEGAPSPSQIAKLGDVLDPQVWTAMSFYFNYVMQTTMFQPVGGMDMIGKAFAGQVGKLITYNAKVTKVAQSGKGVTVSYKDVPSGKMNSVSADWCVCTIPLSIISQVEMQVGPKLAAAMKAVPYAGQLKMGLEFKRRFWEEDDNIYGGHSFTDQPIAQLSYPNDRFFSNGPAVLLGAFARDAGAFELTGMTPQERIEAALAQGEIFHPQYRKEFMNGVSVPWSRVPWILGCTSRWSEENRAAHYQNLVAIDGRVVLAGEHASYYGGWMEGSLLSGIDAITRIHQRTQAA
- a CDS encoding RidA family protein encodes the protein MANPSAFRLSLMGIAAATALSSTAHAAPVEHKQTPGAMIASAAVVPPGSTLYFLSGATGAPIDPKDMESPNAFGDTEAQALSIFTKMKAQLAEMGLTMGDVVKLTVFLVGDPKLGGKMDRDGMTRAYKTFFGTAEQPNLPTRSAFQIAGLARPQQLIEIEAIAAKGN
- a CDS encoding amidohydrolase family protein, with the protein product MKSPLKFLSVALLSACAVQAYAQPANLPPPGGEKPVAFDVHEGTSMAVSVSPDGKWLAVDLQGSLWIIPAKGGKAKRITDYFNDARQPVWSPDGSRLAYFAYREGGYDLWTIKPDGTDMRKLTEGAWDDREPAWSPDGKTIAFSSDRSGNYDIWTLDVASGAVKQLSSNPREDRMPSWSPDGVRIAYAGIDGAKTALYATTLADGKESLLKQVAGRVDAPSFGPAGDLAYVVQDAKGSHLEVDGKTISGTENVFPFRISWGKGGYYYVSDGKIRHRTGGRLSTVDFAATLEAVKPSYARAKRDWDSTAPRKALGIVHPTISPDGSRIAFVALGDLYWMSSKGGVPENLTKDAALDADPAWSPDGQSIVYTSDKGGGLPQLWIRDLKTGKDRKLTNIDTQPLGAAWSHDGSRIAFLDVDGRWGVAGVCVVDVASGKVTRLAESLGQPGSPSWSADGKYVAIALSYKYSNSFREGTNQVYVIPADGKGEPFWQLPQANAGTDTRGGGGPAWSPDGTKMAAIYEGLLKIWPVGADGKPMGPPRSYTSEISYFPTWTADSRTILYQSSDKLKTIDTETGVIREIPVDLTYRLANPTGRTVIHVSNLVDSVRDETQHDKDIVIEGNRIAAIRDHDPALHRAEHFIDGTGLTAIPGLIEHHAHLQKDFGSNLERAWLAYGITTVRDPGNQVYDAIEDREAAEAGVRPSPRLYVNGPLFEWQRVYYKMGVAVSGPAHLERELERARILKYDILKSYVRMPDIYQRRIVEAAHQMGVPVTGHEIFPAAYTGVDATEHLGATSRRGYSPKQGPMGMAYEDVIQLFGRSGRTLTPTNFGALAGYLEKNPAYRDDPRLNLYPIWARKTVTESDPMAAMLRPMMAGSLQSLKKIYDAGALVTAGTDTMIATNLHAEISSYVDAGLTPFQALQTATVNSAKSLNLDAGTLEAGKLADITLLAGDPRENIANTFNVRKVIANGRYYDVGDLVSGGK
- a CDS encoding gamma-glutamyltransferase family protein codes for the protein MSESAKQGLSRRDLAALAVGGAALAQTGTSALAQEASSAKAPLEPTRLVSAGETLRPEIVGSFGIVAAGRHYAVAAGTRILMAGGNATDAGVAAVFAAAVTEISHFGFGGEAPTIIYDAKAKKVSLVNGQGVAPALATPDKFAKAGVIPGNGPNGGTVPAMVDAMALALQLNGTMTLDQVLQPAIELADGFVMYNFLAEVFVSQKKATSKWKDAYDTYYPGGALPKVGEIFRQPNLARTIRIIAEADRAAYKKTKNRKAAIQAGRDAFYKGDIARRIGAAMERDGGLMRYEDLASYKGKVEVPAMTSVFGYEVYKGGFWSQGPAMLMALNIAEAAGIASMEPGSAPYLHTVAESIKLAFDDRNAYFGDPDFATVPMKGLLSKAYAADRVKQIGPKASLEHRYGDPWAYEGKARTTPVFTPHRLKAPPRPTADTTAIEVVDKDGNLFSATPSSGWLLGGAYIAGDTGVPMSNRLTVFDLDPESPNVLAPGKRPRTTLSPSMVLKDGAPYLAIGTPGGDNQDQQIMNVLLRVLAFDQPLQAAIEAPRINSNHFHASFAIKKDEPGVLEIENRVPQAVRDDLTARGHKLDVLGPFAVSTGIVAAGVVPGSGTLRGGADVRRERYVFGW
- a CDS encoding TonB-dependent receptor domain-containing protein: MRVRRNSISTLAGASLWALTAGALHAQTATDSAPQAEADRGAEIVVIGSQIRGANTTGALPVSVVGEQQIEAVAAVSGADLFRSIPQLGGVTFNEQVLGGGNANAARGDVSTVSLRGLGQGNTLLLINGRRTVLHPTSQAITGVVDSGVPTFGYNANTIPVGNIARVEVLRDGAAALYGSDAVAGVVNNVLNSDFNGAKFDAQYGGAEGTNLREFTVNGLIGKDFSEGRGNITLFAGYAQKSKLYLSDQDYTANVDRRGYVAGTPFANVAAFNGTSTSTPWGTFRALSPAANGTFLNRTITSNGVAFTNSSSQFHIQPNANSGCRIASGTAGTCYDDGNGATEMATVDSNLRFNAPATFDDLTTQPSVKRINLFANGHFDLTDELTLYGEAGFYRGKTEAIIGGPGSLANIPITVAANAYWNPLGPVGSPNRLPGLNIAVVPATGLPIQITSLNYVDFGSRKVDVTNYQYRFLGGLKGNIGDWDWDTAGLYTWATAADTQENFSNSLLQAAINRTTPDAYNPFNGGCVDTPSVGDCTPNNAATIDSFRIKATRKTRTSLALWDFKISNANLLGLWADNSIGIAAGVEYRRETYHDNRSTYQGGIRGVDTTYTDSVTGIFYGSDLGGASPSPDVRGKRNVKSAYAELAIPIFSPDMEIPFFRSLDFQIAGRYEDYSDVGSVAKPKIAGSWELLQGLRLRGSWSQGFRAPNLEVINTSTLDRVNTGVDYVLCEADLRAGRIANFSQCNRSISVLRRSGGNPNLKPEESQSWSFGAVFSPQLGDGWGKVTFTVDRWKIKQKNVVGLLDYQNGLNLDYLRRVQGSSNPNVVRRDPTADDVALVAGTGLAPVGELLYVVANFENLLPVTVQGIDFNLDYLLPTASIGTFSLNVNASRLISYYVDAPAGVTAVIDGRSAGLVNAGVPIQGGGDVVGRDGQPRWRIAATLDWTMGPVKIGAYTQFIDSVYENAVRNAATNPWIVKGQTTVNLYAQYTFKNGGPLNNTSFQIGARNIFDKDPPLASGGYLSNLYQPQARYWYTSIKKSF